In Streptococcus respiraculi, one DNA window encodes the following:
- a CDS encoding BglG family transcription antiterminator — protein MLLTKREEQLMKAFLQVGKLSLKEMADILQVSSRTVYRTLSDLTESLSKEEIQLIKDGKKYYLSGNLAALTDYQADTTYTPSERLVLMAYQLLTSQEVVTNEQFQEQFLVSNVTVIQDIAEIERRLLVFDLQLTRQRGYRVEGTSSQKRRFLAILLSNTISIQDFWSDRYGAFPVLEATMMYQVRQVFERYQSLLGDLDPKLKEFLIILLGLADNQDTLTQQVNVSKVALDFAQKVFADLAKTSKHFYSIQEIIYFASILDEVIIKRQEVPLFSESFDSGFYYSISQLVDSVSRFTKIDFVKDKVLFPLLFHHVRLSLAVPVLFPDRSTTNVAYLATQKNPFLHRVVSLVIQDIFPSYIHNEYEYELVTLHFASSLRRSPDIYPIRMLLVTDERPLTTSVLVSKIKSIAPFVEWIDVQSTTNLAQLQLSQYDYVLATKPVPQLAIDVISTFPNTKEILELQETLQSIQENRTVAVREEIMINRHYDLQAYLQGSSHLLTHFSLHELANGATFEETVQQIVAQLSFVKDKDYLARKLISRFEMSPLAIPNTNLALVHTQSSQVTQSQFQIVSLAQPVTALSMNNQPETVQRVLVMLTKLGEQEEMRELMTAISQSIIENNLYTEIYRTGNQEIIYQLLNSIFNEKIKQWEN, from the coding sequence ATGTTACTAACCAAACGAGAAGAACAACTGATGAAAGCTTTCCTCCAGGTAGGAAAGCTTTCCTTAAAGGAAATGGCAGATATCTTGCAAGTGTCGTCACGGACGGTGTATCGGACCTTGTCGGACTTGACCGAGAGCCTTTCTAAAGAAGAAATTCAATTGATCAAGGACGGTAAGAAATACTATTTGTCGGGGAATCTTGCTGCCTTGACTGATTATCAAGCAGATACGACCTATACACCAAGCGAGCGCCTAGTCCTAATGGCCTATCAACTCCTGACCAGTCAGGAAGTGGTGACTAATGAGCAGTTTCAGGAGCAATTTTTGGTCTCAAATGTGACCGTGATTCAAGATATTGCAGAAATTGAGCGCCGTTTACTGGTCTTTGACTTACAGTTGACGCGTCAGCGTGGCTATCGGGTAGAAGGGACGAGCAGTCAGAAGCGCCGCTTTCTGGCTATTCTACTGAGCAATACCATTTCGATTCAGGACTTTTGGTCAGATCGCTATGGTGCTTTTCCGGTCTTAGAGGCTACGATGATGTATCAGGTTCGTCAGGTCTTTGAACGTTATCAAAGCTTACTAGGGGACTTGGATCCAAAGCTCAAGGAATTTCTAATCATCCTGCTAGGACTAGCAGACAATCAGGACACCTTGACCCAGCAGGTCAACGTATCTAAGGTGGCTCTTGATTTTGCCCAGAAAGTCTTTGCAGACTTGGCCAAGACCAGTAAGCACTTTTACAGCATTCAGGAAATCATCTATTTTGCTTCTATCTTAGACGAGGTCATTATCAAACGGCAGGAAGTCCCCTTGTTTAGTGAGAGCTTTGACAGTGGCTTTTATTACAGTATTTCCCAATTGGTGGACAGCGTGTCACGCTTTACAAAGATTGACTTTGTCAAAGACAAGGTCCTCTTTCCCTTATTGTTTCACCATGTTCGCCTCAGTCTAGCGGTACCAGTCCTCTTTCCAGATCGCTCTACCACTAATGTCGCCTATCTAGCGACCCAGAAAAATCCTTTCTTACATCGTGTGGTGAGCCTAGTTATACAGGATATTTTTCCTAGCTATATCCATAATGAATACGAGTATGAACTGGTCACTCTTCATTTTGCTTCTAGTTTGCGTAGAAGTCCAGATATTTATCCAATTCGGATGCTCTTGGTGACTGATGAACGCCCCTTGACAACCAGCGTTCTCGTTTCAAAGATTAAAAGTATTGCGCCTTTTGTGGAATGGATTGACGTGCAAAGCACGACCAATCTAGCACAGTTGCAGTTATCGCAGTATGATTATGTTCTCGCGACAAAGCCTGTTCCGCAGCTTGCTATTGATGTGATTTCAACCTTTCCCAATACTAAGGAAATTCTAGAATTGCAGGAAACCTTGCAGTCGATTCAGGAAAATCGGACAGTGGCTGTTCGTGAAGAAATTATGATCAACAGGCATTATGATTTGCAGGCTTACTTACAAGGAAGTAGCCATCTTCTGACACATTTCTCACTTCATGAACTGGCAAATGGTGCTACCTTTGAAGAAACCGTCCAGCAGATTGTGGCTCAACTTTCTTTTGTCAAGGACAAAGACTATCTAGCCAGAAAGCTGATTTCTCGTTTTGAGATGAGCCCGCTTGCTATTCCAAATACCAATTTGGCCTTGGTTCACACCCAGTCCAGTCAGGTGACTCAGAGCCAATTTCAAATTGTTTCTCTAGCGCAACCTGTCACGGCCTTGTCAATGAACAATCAGCCAGAAACCGTTCAGCGGGTCTTGGTCATGCTGACCAAGCTCGGCGAGCAAGAAGAAATGCGAGAGCTGATGACTGCTATCAGCCAGTCTATTATCGAAAATAACCTTTATACCGAAATTTATCGTACCGGAAATCAGGAAATCATCTATCAACTCCTGAATTCCATTTTCAATGAAAAAATCAAACAATGGGAGAATTAA
- a CDS encoding PTS sugar transporter subunit IIA: MELQQELIQLKQAFATKEEAIRFCGRQLADAGHVNEAYIEAMIERNEELSVYMGNFIAIPHGTDAAKKEVRSSGITIVQVPAGVNFGTDEEPKIATVLFGIAGLGDEHLEIIQKISIFCADVDNVVKLADAQSEEEVVALLNSVE; the protein is encoded by the coding sequence ATGGAACTTCAACAAGAACTGATTCAACTAAAGCAAGCATTTGCGACAAAAGAAGAAGCAATTCGCTTTTGCGGTCGCCAGTTAGCAGATGCAGGTCATGTCAACGAAGCCTATATCGAGGCGATGATTGAGCGCAACGAAGAATTGTCTGTTTACATGGGGAACTTTATCGCCATTCCGCACGGGACAGATGCAGCGAAAAAAGAAGTTCGTTCATCAGGTATTACCATTGTACAAGTCCCTGCAGGAGTTAATTTTGGAACAGACGAAGAACCAAAGATAGCAACAGTCCTCTTTGGGATTGCAGGTCTTGGGGATGAGCATTTGGAAATCATCCAAAAAATCTCGATCTTCTGTGCGGATGTTGACAATGTGGTGAAGTTGGCTGATGCCCAGTCAGAAGAAGAAGTGGTCGCTCTGTTAAACAGTGTCGAATAA
- a CDS encoding mannitol-1-phosphate 5-dehydrogenase, translating into MKKAVHFGAGNIGRGFIGEILFENGFGIAFVDVNERIIDALNERGSYEIEIAEEGQRHIAVSSVRGINNATHPEEVVAAIAEADLVTTAIGPNILPFIAGLVAQGIEARKNAGNTQPLDILACENMIGGSSFLYEEVKKHLSESGLAFAEEHIGFPNAAVDRIVPAQSHEDPLFVVVEPFNEWVVETHAMKNPDLKLDKVHYEADLEPFIERKLFSVNSGHATSAYTGAHFGAQTILEALQNPTVKEKVEAVLAEIRSLLVSKWGFEEVALEDYHKVIISRFENPFIVDDVARVARTPIRKLGYDERFIRPIRELRERGLSYDALLQTVRYIFEYKDETDAQSVELQEMLAQDSLATVVEKITGVTDPALVAEIVAVVEGK; encoded by the coding sequence ATGAAAAAAGCAGTACATTTTGGTGCCGGTAATATCGGTCGCGGATTTATCGGAGAAATTTTATTTGAAAATGGCTTTGGAATTGCTTTTGTCGATGTCAATGAGCGGATTATTGATGCTCTGAATGAGCGCGGAAGCTATGAAATTGAGATTGCAGAAGAAGGGCAACGCCATATTGCTGTCTCAAGCGTACGTGGAATAAACAACGCTACTCACCCTGAGGAAGTAGTAGCAGCTATTGCAGAAGCAGATTTAGTGACTACAGCGATTGGTCCAAATATCCTGCCTTTTATTGCTGGATTGGTAGCACAAGGAATTGAAGCACGTAAGAACGCAGGAAATACACAACCGCTCGATATTCTAGCTTGTGAAAACATGATTGGTGGATCAAGTTTCCTTTATGAAGAAGTGAAAAAACACTTGTCCGAATCAGGTTTGGCCTTTGCAGAAGAGCATATCGGATTCCCGAATGCTGCGGTAGACCGTATTGTCCCAGCTCAAAGTCATGAAGATCCTCTTTTTGTAGTAGTAGAGCCTTTCAATGAGTGGGTAGTAGAAACTCATGCCATGAAAAATCCTGACTTGAAACTGGATAAGGTCCACTATGAAGCAGACCTTGAACCATTTATTGAGCGGAAATTGTTCTCTGTTAACTCAGGACATGCAACCTCAGCTTATACTGGAGCACATTTTGGCGCACAAACCATTTTAGAAGCTCTGCAAAATCCAACTGTTAAAGAAAAAGTTGAAGCTGTTTTAGCGGAAATTCGCAGCCTCCTCGTTTCTAAATGGGGATTTGAGGAAGTAGCACTTGAAGACTACCACAAAGTCATCATCAGCCGCTTTGAAAATCCATTTATCGTGGATGATGTGGCGCGTGTAGCCCGCACACCAATCCGTAAATTAGGTTATGATGAGCGCTTTATTCGCCCAATCCGTGAACTACGTGAGCGTGGCTTGAGCTACGATGCCCTCCTTCAAACCGTACGCTATATCTTTGAGTATAAGGATGAAACAGATGCCCAATCGGTTGAATTGCAGGAGATGCTCGCTCAAGATTCCCTTGCAACTGTCGTAGAAAAGATTACAGGCGTGACCGATCCAGCCCTCGTTGCGGAAATCGTGGCAGTAGTTGAAGGGAAGTAA
- a CDS encoding cation diffusion facilitator family transporter, with the protein MDQQAHNLKLAERGAILSIIAYVVLSGAKLAAGSLFHSDALTADAFNNISDIIGNIAVLIGLRMAQKPADTDHKFGHWKMEDLASLITSFIMFVVGFQVLHSTIQKLLSKEVVEIDVMGAIVGVISAIVMLAVYLYNKGLAKKVRSKALEATAKDNLSDAMTSIGTSIAVFAAAFQFPIIDKIAAIIITFFILKTAYGIFMESFFTLSDGFDEELLHKYETDILKLPKISAVKSQRGRTYGANIYLDIVLEMNPDLSVYESHKVTEQVEQLLILKHGVFDVDIHVEPSEIPHDEMYEHVFDKLYRLESEIQAHEKGYQDLIENNYLLIDEKGRSLNKEEMLQHHQVQSTHLTNFQMVSISQKSKLVTFEIGDMVHTSLWRRHEVWQVVFHQITQKRN; encoded by the coding sequence ATGGACCAACAAGCACATAATTTGAAACTGGCGGAGCGCGGGGCTATCTTATCAATTATCGCCTATGTAGTCTTATCAGGCGCAAAGCTAGCAGCTGGCTCCCTCTTTCACTCGGACGCCCTCACGGCGGATGCCTTTAACAACATTTCAGATATTATCGGCAATATCGCGGTGCTGATTGGGCTGAGAATGGCACAGAAGCCTGCGGATACCGACCATAAATTTGGCCATTGGAAAATGGAAGATCTAGCAAGTCTCATTACTTCTTTCATCATGTTTGTCGTTGGTTTTCAAGTTCTCCATAGCACTATTCAAAAGCTCCTCAGTAAGGAAGTCGTTGAAATTGACGTTATGGGGGCAATCGTTGGAGTCATCTCTGCTATCGTCATGCTTGCGGTCTATCTCTACAACAAAGGCTTAGCAAAAAAGGTGCGGTCAAAGGCTTTGGAGGCAACTGCCAAGGACAATCTGTCAGATGCCATGACCTCAATCGGAACTTCCATTGCTGTTTTTGCAGCGGCCTTTCAATTTCCGATTATTGATAAAATTGCAGCCATTATCATTACCTTCTTCATCTTAAAAACAGCCTACGGGATTTTCATGGAGAGTTTCTTCACCCTGTCAGATGGTTTTGATGAGGAATTGCTCCATAAGTATGAAACAGATATTCTAAAGCTGCCCAAGATTAGCGCCGTCAAATCCCAACGTGGCAGAACCTACGGAGCCAATATCTATCTCGACATTGTCCTTGAAATGAACCCTGATTTGTCGGTCTATGAGAGTCATAAGGTGACCGAACAGGTTGAACAACTCTTGATTTTAAAGCATGGAGTTTTCGATGTGGATATCCATGTAGAGCCGTCTGAAATTCCTCACGATGAAATGTATGAGCATGTCTTTGACAAGCTCTACCGCCTTGAATCAGAAATTCAAGCGCATGAAAAAGGCTATCAAGACCTGATTGAGAATAATTATCTCCTAATTGACGAAAAAGGACGCTCTCTCAACAAAGAAGAAATGCTCCAACACCACCAAGTCCAGTCCACCCATCTGACCAATTTCCAAATGGTCTCTATCAGTCAAAAATCAAAACTTGTCACCTTTGAAATTGGCGATATGGTCCACACCTCCCTCTGGCGCCGTCACGAAGTCTGGCAAGTCGTCTTTCATCAGATTACACAAAAAAGGAACTAG
- a CDS encoding DUF4097 family beta strand repeat-containing protein translates to MKSFNRFTKTCLTLLFVGLSLAGAGFLLGGWKNLKQEVALSRRLETIDFDKVESLDIQTSIIIAPSKDRQFHLSYYHYLKDQFASVNYRLKDKQLTINDNQPNSFINTDGLLDIVLHLSQQNWLEERIPRLEVPKGTSLKELKGLVDIGDIDLKNVTIDTAELTVNIGPVKLSNVNIGTLHLDVDAGEIQLADVSLALPNVKEGSSLLNKSSISLNTGDITATNLSLTGQNSIFTDIGNIDLQLNPKTAVNIEANTDLGSVSNHFQNQPNSQNRLILETNTGDIRVK, encoded by the coding sequence ATGAAATCATTTAACCGTTTTACCAAAACCTGTCTAACTCTTCTCTTTGTCGGACTCAGCCTTGCAGGTGCAGGCTTTCTACTAGGCGGTTGGAAGAATCTGAAACAAGAAGTCGCTCTCAGTCGAAGATTAGAAACCATTGACTTTGACAAAGTAGAGTCGCTTGATATTCAAACGAGTATCATTATCGCTCCGTCAAAAGATAGGCAATTTCATCTGAGTTACTATCACTACCTGAAAGATCAATTTGCTTCTGTAAACTACCGATTAAAAGATAAACAACTGACAATCAACGATAATCAGCCGAATTCGTTCATCAATACGGACGGTCTACTTGATATCGTTCTACATCTTAGTCAGCAAAATTGGCTTGAAGAGCGCATCCCCCGCCTTGAAGTGCCTAAGGGAACAAGCCTAAAAGAACTGAAAGGGCTTGTTGATATAGGAGATATTGATCTTAAAAACGTTACCATTGATACTGCCGAACTAACTGTTAATATTGGCCCTGTCAAACTAAGTAACGTCAACATCGGTACACTCCATTTAGATGTCGATGCAGGAGAAATTCAACTGGCAGATGTCAGCCTAGCTCTCCCAAATGTCAAAGAAGGCTCTAGCCTGTTGAACAAAAGCTCTATTAGCTTAAATACAGGAGATATTACCGCAACCAACCTCAGCCTAACTGGGCAAAATAGCATCTTTACGGACATCGGCAACATTGACCTGCAACTCAATCCTAAAACAGCTGTCAACATTGAAGCAAACACAGACCTCGGTAGCGTATCCAATCACTTCCAAAACCAACCCAACTCCCAGAATCGCCTCATTCTTGAAACAAATACAGGTGATATTCGGGTGAAATAG
- a CDS encoding DUF1700 domain-containing protein codes for MTRSDYITQLQKYLKRLPAEDYQEAMEHFNEYFDEAGLENEAQVIAELGSPKQAAREILDQLYEKKTEAGTATPRNTILIVILSILAAPLAFPLALTLLALFLTAIILVFSFLLVLASIWISAIALGIEFIFTAFQVLSIAWSNSLLFIGLGLVAIPLGLLGTHMTIILGTKAVLALVHLMQEKVIRRNRYEII; via the coding sequence ATGACACGCAGCGACTATATCACTCAATTACAGAAATATCTTAAACGCTTGCCAGCAGAGGATTATCAAGAGGCCATGGAACATTTTAATGAATACTTTGACGAAGCTGGATTAGAAAACGAGGCACAGGTCATTGCTGAGTTAGGAAGTCCTAAGCAGGCTGCACGAGAAATCCTCGACCAGCTCTATGAGAAAAAGACCGAAGCAGGAACTGCTACACCTCGCAATACCATTCTCATTGTAATACTCAGTATCCTAGCAGCTCCTTTAGCCTTTCCTTTAGCTCTGACCCTCTTAGCTCTCTTTCTAACTGCGATTATACTCGTTTTCAGTTTCTTGTTGGTCCTTGCTTCTATATGGATTAGTGCTATTGCTTTAGGCATCGAATTTATCTTTACAGCTTTTCAGGTTCTTTCAATTGCCTGGAGTAACTCACTCCTCTTTATTGGGCTTGGACTAGTCGCTATTCCTCTAGGGCTTCTTGGTACACATATGACAATTATTCTTGGAACAAAGGCTGTCCTTGCCCTTGTTCACTTGATGCAAGAAAAAGTTATTAGGAGAAACCGCTATGAAATCATTTAA
- a CDS encoding PadR family transcriptional regulator, giving the protein MYYPVSSVLIEFLILSIVEKHDSYGYEISQTIKIVADIKESTLYPILKKLEKAAFVTTYSQEFQGRKRKYYKITDQGRKQITFLQTEWTEYKDNIDGIIEGSLRK; this is encoded by the coding sequence ATGTACTATCCTGTTTCCTCTGTCTTAATTGAATTTCTGATTCTATCGATTGTCGAAAAACATGACTCCTACGGATATGAAATCAGTCAGACCATTAAGATTGTAGCGGATATTAAGGAATCAACCTTATATCCCATTCTGAAAAAACTCGAAAAAGCAGCTTTTGTAACGACCTATTCTCAGGAATTTCAAGGTCGCAAGCGCAAATATTACAAAATTACCGACCAAGGTCGCAAGCAGATTACCTTTTTGCAAACCGAATGGACGGAATACAAGGACAATATAGACGGTATTATAGAAGGGAGCTTACGTAAATGA
- a CDS encoding putative holin-like toxin, with protein MTGNFVISLVKLILELIKTTKNNRPNFGELTVIF; from the coding sequence GTGACGGGTAACTTTGTTATCTCATTAGTAAAGCTCATTTTGGAACTTATCAAAACAACAAAAAATAACCGTCCAAACTTTGGCGAGTTAACGGTTATTTTTTAA
- a CDS encoding helix-turn-helix domain-containing protein: protein MMLLHEKIRLIRTIHQLSQEQFAETFTVSRQSVSKWENGTSIPDLQILIAIADFADISLDQLVREDIDLPIQQEADTPDLATSLQQKSSFAIQDYLGKVCDVSLNTMWYQVLRNVKIVGIYQDMVCFEKRQRYGYFNLRRCLDILVKKEKDYTPCNHISLGRCKAYTNTDQFWGGNHYLFSQVTAVHENSLELQTGTFTTTIDFDKLVVLLMK, encoded by the coding sequence ATGATGTTACTACATGAAAAAATTCGTCTCATTCGCACGATTCACCAGTTGTCGCAAGAACAATTTGCGGAAACCTTTACGGTCAGTCGCCAGTCTGTTTCCAAGTGGGAAAACGGGACTTCGATTCCTGACCTGCAGATTCTGATTGCAATTGCTGACTTTGCAGATATCAGTTTGGACCAGCTGGTTCGAGAAGATATTGACCTGCCAATCCAGCAAGAGGCAGACACTCCCGACCTCGCAACTTCTCTTCAGCAAAAGTCTAGTTTTGCTATTCAAGACTATCTGGGAAAGGTTTGCGATGTTTCCCTTAATACGATGTGGTACCAAGTTCTGCGAAATGTCAAAATTGTTGGGATCTATCAAGATATGGTCTGCTTTGAAAAACGGCAACGCTACGGCTACTTTAATCTCCGGCGCTGCCTGGATATTCTCGTCAAAAAGGAAAAAGACTACACTCCCTGCAACCACATTTCTCTCGGTAGATGCAAAGCCTACACGAATACTGACCAATTCTGGGGTGGCAATCACTACCTCTTTAGCCAAGTGACAGCTGTCCACGAAAACAGCCTTGAACTTCAAACAGGAACCTTTACAACGACAATCGATTTTGACAAACTAGTCGTTCTACTGATGAAATAG
- the pepT gene encoding peptidase T produces MKYPTLLDRFLIYVKENTRSDEMSTTTPSTQNQVEFAQNILLPEMKRIGLQNVHYLPNGFAIGTLPANDPSLTRKIGFIAHMDTADFNAEGVNPQIIENYDGNPIALGTSGFELHPKDFPQLNNYHGQTLITTDGTTLLGSDDKSGIAEIMTAIEYLVSHPDIKHCEIRVGFGPDEEIGVGADKFDVEDFDVDFAYTMDGGPLGELQYETFSAAGAKIDFIGRNVHPGSAKDQMINAFQLAIDFHNALPEADRPEKTDGYQGFFHLMDMSGSVDQAQTTYIIRDFEEADFKARKQLMLDIAEKMNQDFDTPRVIVNLHDQYYNMKKIIEKDMTPITIAKEVMENLDITPIIEPVRGGTDGSKISFMGIPTPNIFAGGENMHGRFEFVSLETMEKAVDVILGIVGHQ; encoded by the coding sequence ATGAAATACCCTACTCTTTTAGACCGCTTTCTTATCTACGTAAAAGAAAATACACGTTCTGATGAGATGTCCACTACCACACCTAGTACGCAAAATCAGGTTGAATTTGCCCAAAACATCCTGCTTCCTGAAATGAAACGCATCGGACTTCAAAATGTTCACTACTTGCCAAACGGATTTGCCATTGGAACACTACCTGCCAACGACCCGAGTTTGACCCGCAAGATTGGCTTTATCGCCCACATGGATACAGCCGACTTTAATGCCGAAGGTGTCAATCCGCAGATTATTGAGAACTATGACGGAAATCCGATTGCCCTTGGAACATCTGGTTTTGAGCTACATCCTAAAGATTTTCCGCAATTAAACAACTATCACGGGCAAACCTTGATTACAACTGACGGAACAACCCTGCTTGGTTCTGATGACAAGTCAGGAATCGCTGAAATCATGACAGCCATTGAATACTTAGTCTCACATCCTGACATCAAACACTGCGAAATTCGGGTCGGATTTGGTCCTGACGAAGAGATCGGAGTTGGCGCAGACAAGTTTGACGTGGAAGACTTTGATGTGGACTTTGCTTATACGATGGATGGCGGCCCACTTGGCGAACTCCAATACGAAACCTTTAGCGCTGCTGGGGCTAAGATTGACTTTATCGGACGCAACGTCCACCCGGGTTCTGCCAAGGATCAAATGATCAATGCCTTCCAGTTAGCGATTGACTTCCATAATGCTCTCCCAGAAGCAGATCGTCCAGAAAAAACGGATGGTTATCAAGGGTTCTTCCATTTAATGGACATGTCAGGAAGCGTTGATCAAGCACAGACCACATACATCATTCGTGATTTTGAAGAAGCTGATTTCAAAGCCCGCAAACAATTGATGCTGGATATTGCTGAGAAGATGAACCAAGATTTTGACACACCACGCGTCATCGTAAACCTTCATGACCAATACTATAACATGAAGAAAATCATCGAAAAAGACATGACACCAATCACCATTGCTAAAGAAGTTATGGAAAATCTTGATATCACACCAATCATTGAGCCAGTTCGTGGTGGAACTGACGGATCAAAAATTTCCTTCATGGGTATTCCAACACCAAATATCTTTGCAGGTGGTGAGAATATGCATGGCCGCTTTGAATTTGTCAGCCTTGAAACCATGGAAAAAGCCGTCGATGTCATTCTAGGAATTGTGGGACACCAATAA
- a CDS encoding Cof-type HAD-IIB family hydrolase: MIKLLALDMDGTLLTSQKQLTEPQIEAIHRAVESGVKLVLCTGRMLTGVKPYFDQLGLDAENEYVIVNNGCSTHQTSDWKLIDWTELSPEQIKYLATFISKSEMQLTLFDEEHYYVLEDEPNEFSRMDANLVFVEPSILSMEDATNQSRHLFQAMFVGTQSATDTFESKYTSALSKDFDVVRSQDVLLEILPTGTNKASALKKLAEHLQILPEEIMAMGDANNDIEMLEFAGLSIAMGNASDLVKSFADDVTDTNDQDGVAKAIYKHILTK; encoded by the coding sequence ATGATTAAATTACTTGCCCTGGATATGGATGGGACATTGTTGACGAGTCAGAAGCAGTTGACAGAGCCCCAGATTGAAGCGATTCATCGGGCTGTGGAGAGTGGTGTTAAGCTGGTTCTTTGCACTGGGCGGATGCTAACCGGAGTGAAGCCCTACTTTGACCAGCTGGGTCTTGATGCGGAAAATGAGTATGTCATTGTCAATAATGGTTGTTCAACCCACCAGACAAGCGACTGGAAGCTGATTGACTGGACTGAGTTATCCCCTGAACAAATCAAATACCTTGCAACTTTCATTTCAAAAAGCGAGATGCAATTGACCTTGTTTGATGAGGAACACTACTATGTTCTTGAAGACGAGCCAAATGAATTCTCACGCATGGATGCGAATCTTGTATTTGTAGAGCCTAGCATTTTAAGCATGGAAGATGCGACCAACCAAAGCCGCCATCTCTTCCAAGCCATGTTTGTCGGTACACAAAGTGCCACTGATACTTTTGAAAGCAAATACACATCAGCACTTAGCAAGGACTTTGACGTTGTCCGCTCCCAAGATGTCCTGCTTGAAATCTTGCCAACAGGAACCAATAAGGCTTCTGCCTTGAAGAAATTAGCAGAGCACCTCCAGATTTTACCAGAGGAAATCATGGCGATGGGAGATGCCAACAATGACATTGAAATGCTGGAATTTGCAGGATTGAGTATTGCCATGGGTAACGCCAGCGATCTCGTCAAATCTTTTGCAGATGATGTTACAGATACCAATGACCAAGACGGCGTAGCCAAAGCCATTTACAAGCACATTTTAACGAAATAG
- a CDS encoding TlpA family protein disulfide reductase, producing the protein MKWKDRWWLPFLVVGLLVATGVWASYHLVTSPDSNQTKEEIPPTSNSALELEGSRVPEFTVIDKNGLTKTDADFSDKPMLIVEWASWCPDCQQQLPVVQEVYKKYGDKVNFVMINLSDPKIEPKEQADQYIKQEGFSFPYYYDDGQQAADSLKVQSIPTMYFVDRNQTIKKVVISFQDEASLELHLKTIL; encoded by the coding sequence ATGAAATGGAAGGATAGATGGTGGTTACCATTCTTAGTAGTTGGCTTACTTGTCGCTACAGGAGTTTGGGCATCTTATCATCTAGTAACATCACCAGATAGCAATCAAACAAAGGAAGAAATACCGCCTACCTCTAATTCTGCCTTAGAATTAGAAGGAAGTAGAGTTCCAGAGTTTACTGTAATAGACAAAAATGGACTAACAAAGACAGATGCTGATTTTTCTGATAAGCCAATGCTCATCGTCGAATGGGCTAGCTGGTGCCCAGATTGTCAACAGCAACTGCCAGTGGTTCAAGAAGTTTATAAAAAGTATGGTGATAAAGTGAACTTTGTCATGATTAACTTAAGCGATCCTAAAATTGAACCGAAAGAGCAAGCTGACCAATATATTAAGCAGGAAGGTTTTAGCTTTCCTTACTACTACGATGATGGTCAACAGGCAGCAGACTCTTTAAAGGTTCAGTCTATCCCTACGATGTACTTTGTTGATCGGAATCAAACTATCAAAAAAGTAGTGATTTCTTTTCAAGATGAAGCATCGCTGGAACTTCACCTCAAGACAATCTTGTAA